Proteins encoded in a region of the Phacochoerus africanus isolate WHEZ1 chromosome 8, ROS_Pafr_v1, whole genome shotgun sequence genome:
- the DEF8 gene encoding differentially expressed in FDCP 8 homolog isoform X8, whose translation MPLPPPARGRPGACPLLVSLVCWKPGRTSPITGHLRPSASEDHSADGGESPQDPASDRRGAMEYDEKLARFRQVHLNPFDKQRGPQQHERGAGEEALDARAGEALPELPPGEPEFRCPERVMDLGLSEDHFARPVGLFLASDVQQLRQAIQECKEAILELPEHSEKQKDAVVRLVHLRLKLQELKDPNEDEPNIRVLLEHRFYKEKSKSVKQTCDKCNTIIWGLIQTWYTCTGERGQAWYTCTGCYYRCHSKCLNLISKPCVRSKVSHQAEYELSICPEAGLDSQDYRCAECRAPISLRGVPSEARQCDYTGQYYCSHCHWNDLAVIPARVVHNWDFEPRKVSRGSMRYLSLMVSRPVLRLREINPLLFNYVEELVEIRSR comes from the exons ATGCCCTTGCCCCCGCCAGCAAGAGGGCGGCCAGGAGCGTGCCCCTTGCTGGTTTCCCTTGTTTGCTGGAAACCTGGCAGGACTTCCCCTATAACTGGCCATCTGCGCCCCTCGGCCAGCGAAGACCATTCTGCAGACGGTGGGGAGTCGCCCCAGGACCCTGCCTCCGACAG GCGGGGTGCTATGGAATATGACGAGAAGCTGGCCCGGTTCCGGCAGGTGCACCTCAACCCCTTCGACAAGCAGCGGGGGCCACAGCAGCATGAGCGGGGGGCTGGCGAGGAGGCCCTGGACGCCAGAGCCGGAG AGGCCCTGCCCGAGCTGCCCCCTGGGGAACCGGAGTTCCGCTGTCCAGAGCGCGTGATGGATCTCGGCCTGTCCGAGGACCACTTTGCCCGGCCGGTG GGCCTGTTCCTGGCCTCTGATGTGCAGCAGCTGCGGCAGGCCATCCAGGAGTGCAAGGAGGCCATCCTGGAGCTTCCCGAGCACTCGGAGAAGCAGAAGGACGCTGTGGTGCGGCTCGTCCACCTGCGGCTGAAGCTCCAGGAGCTGAAG GACCCCAATGAGGATGAACCCAACATCCGAGTCCTTCTCGAGCACCGCTTCTACAAGGAGAAGAGCAAGAGCGTGAAGCAAACCTGTGACAAGTGCAACACCATCATCTGGGGACTCATTCAGACCTGGTACACCTGCACAGGTGAGCGGGGCCAGGCCTGGTACACCTGCACAG GGTGTTACTACCGTTGTCACAGCAAGTGTTTGAACCTCATCTCTAAGCCCTGCGTGCGTTCCAAAGTCAGCCACCAGGCCGAGTACGAGCTGAGCATCTGCCCTGAGGCAGGGCTGGACAGCCAGGACTACCGCTGTGCCGAGTGCCGGGCGCCCATCTCCCTGC GGGGTGTGCCCAGTGAGGCCCGGCAGTGCGACTACACCGGCCAGTACTACTGCAGCCACTGCCACTGGAACGACCTGGCCGTCATCCCGGCACGCGTGGTGCACAATTGGGACTTTGAGCCGCGCAAG GTGTCCCGTGGGAGCATGCGCTACCTGTCGCTGATGGTGTCAAGGCCGGTGCTGCGGCTCCGAGAGATCAACCCTCTACTGTTCAACTACGTGGAGGAGCTGGTGGAGATCCGG AGTCGATAA